The following is a genomic window from Candidatus Firestonebacteria bacterium RIFOXYD2_FULL_39_29.
GATGCTTGTCCTCCTTATATGATAGGAGTCGGTATAGGCGGAGATGCAAGTAAGGCAGCTTTTCTTGCTAAAAAAGCACTAACTTATAAAATAGGATTCTGGGGCAAAGATGCTTTATATAAGACCCTGGCAAAAGACCTTTACAAAAGAGGCAACCGTTTGAACATCGGGCCGCTTGGAGCCAAGGGAAAGACGACACTTCTTGGTGTAAATATCCTCGCCTTCCCCACTCACATCGCAGGACTTCCTGTTGCGGTTAATATCTCCTGCCATGTTTTAAGGAGTGCATCAAAAACCCTATGAAAACAATTAACTTTCCGGCAACTACAAAAGAACTAAAGAGTTTAAAAGCAGGCGAGCTCGTTTACCTTTCAGGAAAAATAATCACCGGTCGTGACCAGGCGCATAAACGTCTCACCGAAACATTAAAATCAGGAAAAAAACTTCCTGTTGAACTGAAAGGACAGGCGATTTACTACGTCGGGCCTACTCCGTGCAAAAAAGGCGAGATAATCGGTGCTTGCGGGCCGACAACAAGCAGAAGAATGGACGCTTTCACCCCTTCCCTCTTAAAACAGGGGCTTACAGCAATGATAGGCAAGGGCAACCGTTCGGAAGAAGTTAGACTTGCCATAAAGAAAGAGAAAGCCGTCTATTTTTCCACTCTTGGCGGAGCAGCGGCGTACCTTAAAAAGAGAGTACTAGCCGCAAAAATTATCGCATACGAAGATCTCGGACCGGAAGCAGTTTACGAACTCGAAATTAAAGAGTTCCCGGCGATTGTCTGGATAGACAGCATAGGAAAATCTCTATGATAAACTGGAACAGAGTAAAGATAGTCGCAACCGCAGGTCCCGCCTCCGAATCTTATGAAACCCTTAAAAAAATGATAACAAAGGGACTGGACATTGTAAGGATAAACTTTTCCCACGGAAAATATGAAGAGTATAAAAAAACTATACTTTTAGTACGCCGCATCGAGAAAGAGATCAAAAGACCTATCGGAATACTTGCCGATATGCCGGGGCCAAAACTAAGAGTGCGCGGAATAGAGAAATCCATCCCGGTAAAAGAAGGAAGTATTGTAACCATAGTAAAAGGTATGCCTAAAGCAGATAATGAGTTCAATATCGCGTATCCTGTTATTCTAAAGGTACTGAAACCGGGAGATAAGATATTTATAAGCGACGGAAAGTATATAATAAAGGTGGTCAGTAAGGCAAAAAATACGGTGACGTGTAAAGTTATTGACGGTCAGGGTGAGATAAAAAAAGGTGCAGGGCTAAACTTCCCTGAAGTAGACCTTCCCATTCCCGCCATTACTTCCGAAGATTTCAAGCATATGACGTTTGCCTGCGCAAACGGGGTGGATTTCATAGGGCTTTCTTTCATAAAAGACGCTTCCGATCTGAAAAAAGTCAGGGCTCATCTTAAAAAAATAAAGGCAAAACCTTTTCTTATCTCAAAGATAGAAAGAAGAGCCGCAATAGCAAATCTCAAGGAAATTGTACACTCAACGGACGGAGTAATGGTGGCAAGAGGCGACTTGGGCGTTGAACTTCCTATAGAAAAAGTCAATATCCTTCAAAAAGAGATAATAAAAATGTGCAATGCTCTCGGCAAACCGGTAATTACAGCGACACAGATGCTTGAATCCATGATAGAAAATCCTTCCCCGACCAGAGCGGAAGTTTCCGACGTGGCGAACGCCATCTTTGACGGCACCGATGCAATCATGCTTTCCGGTGAAACAGCCATAGGCAAATACCCTATCCAGGCCGTAGAGATGATGTATAAAATAGGAAAAACGGTTGAGCCAAAAATAGACCGGAGTAAAAACGTAGATTATCTTGCAACTGACGACCTATCGGATATTATCAGTAAAAATGTAGTAAGGATCTCCGAAGTATACGGAGTAAAAGACATCCTTGTCCCGACTGAAAGCGGCAAGACCGCCAGAATGGTCTCCAGATACCGCCCAAACGCCAGGATAATAGCCCTGGCATCCACCGAACGGGTCCAGCGTCAGTTAGTCCTCCCCTTCGGCGTCTACCCCTGCCGTATCCCCAAACACGCCAACTCCTCGGTAATCTTTAAACTAACCGACGAGTTCATCAAGAAATCCAATCTCTTCAAAAAAGGCGACAAACTAATCATCGCCGCCGGAACTTTAAAACTGAAAGGAAATGTGTCAAATTTTGTAAAGATAATGACTGTGAGTTAAAAAAGTTAACTCACGGTTTGTAAAGTTCATAAGGTTTGTAAGGTAAAAGCTTTTCCTCAATCAGTAGTTGCTCGATTCATCGAGCGCCTGATTAATCAGGCAACTATATTTTCTTGTCATACCGGATTCAGATCTCTTTTTTGACCCGCCAACGCTTTGTGGAGGGCGGTATCCAGTGTCTTAAAGTTTATCTTTCCGGAATAGTTATCACTGCGTTTGATTTTCCTGAAGGGTCTACGGCTTGTTCCATTATTTCAAATCATTGATTTAACTGCCTAAAAGAGTCAGACTCAGCATACCAATAGTAATCTTTTTCATTTGTAATCAATTTATTATTTTCATATTTAACATCTTTTGTTTTGGACACAAACCCGCTGTAATTATACAACGATTGAGATTGTGCATTTCCCGCTTCATCAAAAGTAATTAAAGTGCCTTCCCAAGTATAATGACCCTGATTCCCATCACACCAAGTAAACAATATGTGACTTTTCAGTTTTCCTTTAAGTACCTTATAAAAACCAAATCCTATGATCATTTCTTTTTGAATTGATATTCTCTTGATCAGACTATCATCATACACAACAAAATACTCTTTACAACCTCCTTTGGAATGAGACAGACCTTGAAGTTCAGCAATAACAAGTTTTTCTTTTTTATCTTTCGAAACAAAGTGCCCGTCTATTATTTCTTTTATTAATATTACAGGTAAGCCACTGCAATCCTCGTAATTCTCTCCTCGAAATACTTCAGAAAGCAGACGTCTTTTAATAGGATCTTCTTCTTTTATTAACAAGTCTTCAAGTTTAACTTTTCTATCTATAGATCTAATTTCCTTAGTTACAGTTTTTATTTGCACGGAACCTATCTTATTCGAAACAGAATTATATGCAATTATAACCACAAATATGAAAACAAACAGTAAAAAGATTAATATTGCTATTTGTACTTTTGAATTTTTCATACCCACCCTAGATTAATTTATTATAACCCTTTCCTCTTCACTATCACCCTTTTTATCACTTTTTGTGATTCCGAGCTCAAACTCGGAATCCAGCGTCTTAAAGTTTATCTTTCCGGAATAGTTATCACTGCGTTTGATCTTCCTGACGGGTCAATGGATTGTTCCATCCCAGAAGCATTCACAGCTGTGACGACATAGTAATAAGTCCGACTTCTATCCTTTGAGGACGTATCTATCCATGAAGTTGAACCACCATCAATGAAATCCTGGAAAGGTTTCATATTCCGCACATCTGTTATTGTTTTTGTGTCCCTATAAACCCTATAATGGGAAATACCGTTTCCTCCAAAGGGGACATCCGACTTCCAGTCTAAAAGTACTTCTGTTTCTCTCGGAACATATCCAGCATATTGGGATATCCAGGGAGTATTTTTACACCTTGGCTGCGCGTAATCTTTTACACTAGCCGTAACAAAAAGCCCATAACTCTTTCCATCAGAGATTGCCTTTATAATAGGATATGTTTCACCATTATTTATTGTTATTTCTGTCTTAATTTTATTAGCAACAGGCAGTATTTCATTTCCTGTTAGTGTAATATCGTAAGTAAGTTTTAAATCTCCATCTTTTTCCATTACAGCTGAACATTTTACATTTACTTTTGAATTTTTAACAATAAACTCGCCATCGGTTACGGCTTTTTCTTTTGAAATGAGTTCAAACATATACGAATCCGGAAGTTTTCCGTATTTTATTAACTCTTTTATCTCAAGAAAGCTGGGGAGTATGCGTCTCTTATCCGGAAGTTCATTTTTAGCAAAAAGAAGACCAAGTTGAATATCAGGGTTTTTTCTCCTAACATCATTCTCCTTTATAAACTGTTCAATTCCCTCGTACACTTCTGAAAAATCTGTAAAAATTAATGAATTTTCAGAAATATCAACAGAAACTATACCATCTTTAGTTAATACACTCCGAGCTTGGCGGACAATATCCCCTGCAGAAACATAAGTCAAAGGGTACAGTTTTGTGACTCGAGGTATTGAAGTACCACAATGAGTTTTTAAAATATGATAAACGCCATTTGCATCTTTTATAAAAGTTAGACTTTTCGGCTCTAATATCAGAGATAAAGCAACATCTAACTCTTGTTTTGCCGTTATCGTTAGTGTCACATTCCCATAGGTCGGTAAATCATAAACTTCAATCGAGTATTTTACCCCTGCTTTCAAAAATACTGTTTCAAGAGCTGTTTTTACAGGGGTATTAGGAAAATCCAAAGGCGCTTCAATATATTTTGTCTCACAAAACATCGAGATTAACATTATAAACAACAAAATGAATGTTTTCATATCTTCCTCCTGTTTTATCTTTCCGGTATAGTTATTACTACGTTTGATCTTCCTGTCGAGTCTATGGCTTGTTCCATGCCTGAAGCATTTACAGCGGTGACAACATAGTAGTACGTTCGTCTTCTTTCTTTCGGAGTAGTATCCATCCAAGAAGTCGAACCACCGTCTATAAAATTCTGAATTGGTTTCATATCATGTATATCCGTTATCGGTTTTGTATCCCTATAAGCCCGATAATGCGATATACCGTTTGCACCAAAAGGTAAATCTTGCTTCCAATCTATTAATACATCTGTTTTTTCTGACATTCTTATTTCATATTGGCTAATCCAAGGAGTATTTTGACACCTTGGAGGAGCATTGTCTTTCATAATTGCACTTAGATATAGCCCATAGCTTTTGCCGTCAAGAGTCATCTGTAAAACAGGAACAACTTCGCCATTTTTAACAGTAAATTCAGTATTTATTTTTTTTATTGCAGGACAAAAGTCCTCGCCCTGGAACGAAGCTTCAATTTTAATTTTCGAATCCATATATAAATCGCCGAAAGCGGAACACTTAATATTTATTTTAGAATTCTTTAGATTAAATGCGCTTTCCGAAACTACGTTTTTCTCGGAAAATATATCAAAAACATATGAATTTTGGATTTTCTTATTTTTTATCATCCCCTCTATTTCAGAGAAGCAAATAGAATTATTCTTTCTATTCGGAAGAGCTCCGTCAATAAACATATAACCAAACCTAATATTAGTTTCCTTTCCTGGTTTGTCTAGTTGACTTAACAAATCTTCCACGCCTTCAAATACTTCAGAAAAATCCGCAATAATAATAGCATTTGTAACAGTGTCCACAGATACAACACCATCTTTTGTAAGAATTTTCCTTATTTCAGCAGCAACTTTTTCAACACGAGCATATGTAAATGCATATAATTTATGAAAATCACCCCTAAATATGTCCACCTTTTTTTTTATACAGTAAACACCACTAGCATCTTTTTCATACTTCAATCTATGCGGTTCAAGAATAAGGTACAAAATAGTATCCAGCTCTTGTCTTTCGGTTATCATCAAAGTTACATTTCCATATTTATTGATATCATCAACTTCTATCGAATATTTCACACCTGTCTTCAAAAACACGGTTTCGAGAGCGGACTTTACAGAAGTATTGGGGAAATCTATAGGCGGGTCAACAAATATTGGATAACACAATAAATTACAAGCCAGGATAAAATCCAATATAAAACTCTTCAACTGCTCCTCCCTATCATTTTTCAAGCGTTCTAATAAATTATAATCACCCGAGACAATCTTTATTTAGCAGAACTAAATCTTGTATGCTGCGTACAAGGGAATGCTTTTTATGCCGTTCATCATTCCAAAATTTTTAGTTGATATTCTAATTCCGTGATCCGGCTTATATCTCTCCATATAGGAGTACAGGCTTTTGGATACGGTATTGTCTGAAGACTTAACTTCAACCGGAACTATACCCTTCGCGGTATTTATCAGAAAATCAATTTCCGCGAGTGATTTCGACTCCCAATAAAAAAGATCATAGCCATTAGAAGCAAGAGTTTGCGCCACATAATTTTCCGTCAACACCCCCTTATACATCATATTCGTATCAAGAAAGATCTCTCCTGGGTTTATCTTAGACAGAGCGCACAAAAGCCCGACATCGGAAAAATACAGTTTAAACATATTGGCTTTTTGATAAGCAGTTAAAGGCACTTGAGGTAATTCCACTTTAGTCGTTTTAAGCAAAAGACCGCTTAAGATAAGCCAATCAATCGCGCTCTCGTAACTCTCTTTCTTCGCTTTTGTTCCTATCATTTTATATTGAAATTTTTTATTCTCTTTTGCCAGTTGAGCAGGGATACTTTTATAAACATTACTAACTTTCACAGCATTTTCGTTATTAGTATATTTCGCCATATCAGCCAGATACGAAATAATTATATTTTCCTGAATTTGCCTATCAAAAGAAGCAAAATTCTTACCGCTTTTT
Proteins encoded in this region:
- a CDS encoding fumarate hydratase encodes the protein MKTINFPATTKELKSLKAGELVYLSGKIITGRDQAHKRLTETLKSGKKLPVELKGQAIYYVGPTPCKKGEIIGACGPTTSRRMDAFTPSLLKQGLTAMIGKGNRSEEVRLAIKKEKAVYFSTLGGAAAYLKKRVLAAKIIAYEDLGPEAVYELEIKEFPAIVWIDSIGKSL
- a CDS encoding pyruvate kinase, which codes for MINWNRVKIVATAGPASESYETLKKMITKGLDIVRINFSHGKYEEYKKTILLVRRIEKEIKRPIGILADMPGPKLRVRGIEKSIPVKEGSIVTIVKGMPKADNEFNIAYPVILKVLKPGDKIFISDGKYIIKVVSKAKNTVTCKVIDGQGEIKKGAGLNFPEVDLPIPAITSEDFKHMTFACANGVDFIGLSFIKDASDLKKVRAHLKKIKAKPFLISKIERRAAIANLKEIVHSTDGVMVARGDLGVELPIEKVNILQKEIIKMCNALGKPVITATQMLESMIENPSPTRAEVSDVANAIFDGTDAIMLSGETAIGKYPIQAVEMMYKIGKTVEPKIDRSKNVDYLATDDLSDIISKNVVRISEVYGVKDILVPTESGKTARMVSRYRPNARIIALASTERVQRQLVLPFGVYPCRIPKHANSSVIFKLTDEFIKKSNLFKKGDKLIIAAGTLKLKGNVSNFVKIMTVS